The Candidatus Zixiibacteriota bacterium genomic interval AAGGAATGGAGGTGTAGAATGAGGGTCGAGAGGTTCATCTGTTACTTGTCGGTCGTGATAGTAGTACTTGCGGCTGGCATTCGCGCGCAGTTCTATCACGGTACTGATGGAATGGTACCATTGGGGATCGACTCGACAAAAGTGGTCGTCAAATTCGATGCTGGGGCATCGCCGCAAGACGTGTCGTCACGGATTGCCCGAATTGTTGTGATAGTCCAGGATACCAACATGCTTCCGGGATTTGTGGCGTGTTCGTTGTCCGTTACAGATGGTTACATGGCATTCGTGGATTCGCTAAACAATGCCGAGGGGATTTACCTTGGCGAGCCATATTACTACTTTCCGAGTGGTCTGCCAGCGACGGTCGGCGAGACGTTTGTCGCGGCCTTCAACCTCGAACTGTCGGCATTTCAGATTGACAGCATCAACCTTCGGTATCGAGTTGTGATTGACCATGCCTTGGAGGGGATAGAGAACGTATTCATTCTCAGAAATACCGATTCTTCCGGCTATCGGCTTCTGGACATTACTAACCTTTACTACGATCTGCCGGAGACCCGCTATGCAGACCCACAGTTTGGCATCCGCGTACAGGCGATGTCTTACAAGCTGTTCGATTACTATCATCTATACCAGCCGCACACCAAGAAGGTGATCGGTACGTTCAATAGCACTTCGGTCTGGGATTTTGCAGGACTGAACAATCCCGATACAGTGGCCGTGATAGATGACGGTGTCGACACACATGAGGACTTGCCTGCATCCAGAATTCTTGCGGGGCGCGATTACTTTCCCCCAGATTGGGATCCCCGACCCGGGTCGCAGCAAAACCACGGTCAGTCAGTCGCCGGAACAGTTGGCGCTTCTCACACGACAGACAGCGTGTCAGGCTTACAGACAAGCAGCGGGATATTCTCGCTTAACCCAGGTGTAAAGATTCTGCCAGTGAAAATATTCTCCGATTTAGGACAGGGCATGCTCCCGGAAGAAATCGCTCCGGCCATCATTTGGGCATATGAAAATGGCGCAGACATTCTGTCCAACAGTTGGGGGTTACCACCTGGCTATATGGATGATCAGACGTTAAATGAGGCGCTTCAGGAGGCGAATACAATGGGGCGTTTTGGACGAGGCTGCCCTGTGATATTCAGTTCGGGAAATTGGGGAGGCAAATTCGCGGGCGTGGCATATCCGGCCAGATTACCTTATTGCTTCGCTGTCGGCGCGACGCATTTGGACGACACCCGATGGGAGTACAGCAGCTATGGGGCTGACCTTGACCTCATGGCGCCAAGCGGAGATACCGACTATCGCGGGGATGTCTGGTCACTGGACCGAATGGGGTCCCTGGGAAAGAACCCGAACGAGTACGGTGATTGCCCGCCGGTTGCCAACGATTTCGACTACAACTGTCATTTCGGCGGTACCTCCGCGGCTTGTCCGGTTGTGTCCGGCACGGCCAGCCTCCTTCTATCTCGCGATTCCATGCTGACCGCTGACGTAGTCTATGAAATCCTTCGCTACTCGGCAGTTCCCATCGGTGCCACGGTGCCGAACGACACGTTTGGTTATGGGCGGGTGGATGCCTTCAGGGCTGTGCTTTCCATCGCGCACGGCGATGCAACGAACGATGGGGCAATTGACATATCTGATCTCACCGCAGTTTACGAATTCCTTTGTTGCAGCGGGCCGGATTTCTTCCCTAGCCACCTGCTGGGAGACTGTGACTGTGACGGCTTTGTAGATATTTCGGATGTCGTGTGGCTTGTGGATATGCTCTTCGAAAACGGCCCAGCTCCGGTCAAGCCGTGCTATGAGTTCTGATTCTGGGCCTCCACTGGTGACGTGCCCTATTGCTCGCGCGAGGCGGCTATGGAATCCAACCTGCTGCGCTTCGTACTGCACACCTTCGGCGAGTTGCTTGCAGGATGCAGGGAAGGGGATCTCTGGGACTCTGACATAGGAACGCAAGCGTCTTCAAATCAATTGCTTCCCCGTGCAGATAGCCGTACCTTGCAGGCACGTACAGAAGATAAAGGCGTCCGTATGGATCGCACGAGGAAACCATGTCTCCAACCCGTTCTTTCTCGTGGGCGATTAGCGCCCTGACGGCGTGCGCCGTCCTGTGCGTCCCAGTCCTTCTCCCGGGCTGTGGCCAGAAAAACGAGTCGACCGACCAACCGGCCGATGCACGTCAGGCATCCGAGTTAACTATCGGCGTCTCTCTTCTCACCCGAACGCATCCATTTTACCAGGACCTTGAGGCGGGACTTCAGCACGCGGCGGCCTCCAATGGCTACAAGCTGCTCATCACGGCCGGGGAGTTCGATGTCGCCAAACAAAAAGATCAGCTTCAGGATTTCATCGTCCGGAAAGTGAACGCAATCATTGTCGCGCCGTGTGACTCCCGTTCGATTGGGACCTCGATTGCAGTGGCTAACGATGCCGGTATCCCGGTGTTTACGGCAGACATTGCCTGTCTGGCGGAAGGGGTGAAGATTGTCACGCACGTTGCTTCTGACAATGTTACGGGCGGGCGCCTGGCGGCGCAGGCGGTGGCGAGCGCGATCAACGGCGTTGGGAAAGTGGCCATAATCGACCACCCGGAAGTTGAGTCGGTGATTCAGCGAGTGAAGGGGTTTGAGGAAGAGATCGCCTCGACGCCCGGGATCACAGTAGTCGCAAAGCTTTCGGGGCATGGGACGAAAGACCAGGCGTTTCGCACGGCAGAAGATATGTTGCAGGCGCATCCGGATTTGGCGGCGATTTTCGGGATAAATGACGACTCGGCGCTGGGGGCACTGGCGGCGGTCGAGAAGGCTGGTAAGCTGGGGAAGGTGAAGATAATCGGATTCGATGCCGTCCCGGAAGCGCGCGAGGCGATCAAGGCGGGAAAAATCTACGCCGATGTAATTCAGAAACCGCACGAGATTGGGATGAAGACGATCGAGGCGGTGAAGGCATATATGTCCGGCAGTGTCGTGCCGCCGGCAACCCTTATTCCATGCGCGTTGTTCACGCAGCAGGATGCGACCAACGCAGCACAGTAATGCGCATCAAGGTAATCAGCCGGCCGTGAATCGTCCGATGCTGCTCAACATGAGCGGCATCCGTAAGGCGTTTCCGGGAGTGCTGGCGGTCGACGGCGGCTCGTTGGAGTTGGCGGCGGGGGAGATTCATGCCTTGGTCGGAGAGAACGGGGCCGGCAAAAGCACGCTCATCAAAGTACTCAGCGGCGTGCATGAGCCGGACGCGGGGGAGATTTCGTTCAATGGGGTGGCGGTTAGGTTTAAGTCACCGCTCGAGTCGCAACGAGCGGGGATTGCGGTAATCTATCAGGAGTTCACCCTCGTCCCGGCGCTTCCGGTGCACGCCAATCTGTTTCTGGGTCACGAGCCGATACGGCGAGGGATGATCGATGCCGACCATGAGCGGCGCGAATCGCAAAGGCTGTTGAAGCGACTTGGTGTCGAGATCAATCCTGATGTTCTCGTTGCCGAGCTCAGTGTAGCGCAACAGCAACTGGTGGAGATCGCTCGTGCACTGACTCGTGAAGCACAGATACTGGTGATGGATGAGCCTACGGCCGCACTGGCGCCGCAGGAGGTTGACGCACTGTTTATCGTACTCAGGGAACTCACCAGTCGCGGGATGGGAGTAGTTTTTATCAGTCACCGTCTCGATGAGGTGCTCGCAATTGCTGACCGGATAACGGTGATGCGGGATGGCCGGACGGTCGGTATGTGGAATGCGAATCAGTTATCCCGCGCGCAGTTGATTGAGCAGATGGTGGGGCGGCCGTTGGAGAGAGAGTTTCCCAAGGTGAGATTGCCTTCGGGCGACACAGTCCTTGAAGTGCGCAAGCTATGCTCCGATCGCGTGTACGACATTTCTCTTAGCGCGCGACGGGGAGAGGTGCTCGGTATTGCCGGGTTGATGGGGGCGGGGCGCACGGAGACGGCGAGATTGATTTTTGGGGCGGACAAGAAAACGGGAGGGGAGATACTGGTGGATGGAAATGTTGTGCGGGTCAATACTCCGCGCGACGCGATACGGAGCGGAATCTGTTTGCTCACCGAAGATCGCAAGCTTCAGGGTCTTATTCTCAAGGCGGCAGCGCGGGACAATTTTTCACTGCCGAATCTGGCGCGCTGGTCGCGTCTGGGATGGGTGCGGCGAAGTATGGAGCGGGCGCGATTTGAGAAGCGCATTGCTGACCTCAGGATCCGACTGTCCGGTCCTGAGCAGCCTGCCGAGGATTTGTCCGGCGGCAATCAGCAGAAACTGCTCGTAGCGCGTTGGCTGGAGACAAATTCGCAAATTGTCATATTCGACGAGCCGACGAGGGGTATCGACGTAGGGGCGAAGTACGACATGTATCTGCTCATCAATGAACTGGCGGCGCAAGGCAAGGCAATCATTATGATATCATCGGAACTGCCGGAACTGCTCGGCATGTGCGGCCGGATTCTGGTGATGCGCGAAGGGCGCTTATCCGGCGAGATTACGGAAGTGTCATCCGCATCGCAACAGGAGATCATGGTGTTAGCGGTATGAAGCAGACTGATATCAGAGCCACATTGATGCGACTGTTGGTCGAGTACGGCATGTTGATCATACTGCTCCTTCTGTGCTTGTTGTTCACGGTGTTGACCATGTCTAAGCAAGTACCGACCGGGCGGAATGCAGCCGAGGGGGTCACCGAGATACTGCATGAGCGACTTAAGCCCGGTGACAACCTGCTCATCGTCATACCCGATAACCCGGAGGATCATCAGTTTGTGGCCGGGCTGTCTGAACCATCGCCGTGGAGGGTGGCGGTGCTGTCCGGGGATCCGGTCCGAGTGCGTAGTATGCTCGGGCCGATCGTCGACACGCTACCGGTTGGGAGCGTACTGGTCACGACACGGACCTATGCGCCGCTGGTACAGGCAGTGCTGGCGGAATTTGGAAAGTCTGACGCGGTCGAGATTATCACGCCGCCTACCTATCGCTGGCCCACGTTTCTACTTGCCGAGAATATCAAGAATGTCGCTAACCAGATCACGGTGATCGCCATAATTGCGATTGGGATGACGATGGTGATTATCACGGCAGGGATTGACTTATCCGTCGGGAGTCTGGTGGCGCTGTCGGCAGTAGTCGTGGCATGGCTGATAGGCTGGTTTGGAGGGGATGGCGCATCGACAACATTGATGATCGCGGCGTGTTTAGGAGGGATAGTTCTGTGCGGAGTGATCGGTGCGTTCAGCGGCCTGATGATTACGGGGTTCGGCATTCCGCCGTTTATTGCGACGCTCGCAATGATGCAGGTGACGGCGGGGATTGCGTATATCATTTCGCAGGGGAAACCGATCTATCAGGTCCCGGAAGGATTCATCTGGCTTGGACGCGGCGCCGACCCACTGCTGGGGATTCCCATTGCAGTTATCCTCATGGTTATGTTGTACGTTGTCGCGCATCTGCTGATGTCTCGCACGACACTGGGGCGTTATATCTACGCCGTTGGCGGCAATGCCGAAGCGGCACGGCTGGCGGGAATTCGCGTGAAGCGAGTGCTGTTTTTCGTGTACGCGGTGTGCGGAATGCTGGCCGGGCTCGGCGGTGTGGTGATGGCCTCACAACTCAAGAGCGGCGCGCCAACTTATGGTCTTACCTATGAACTCTACGTGATTGCGGCTGTCGTAGTGGGTGGCACGAGTCTGAGCGGAGGCCAGGGACGGATACTCGGCACACTTATCGGGGCGTTTATAATCGCGGTGATTCAAAACGGCATGAATTTGACCAATGTCGAAAGCTATACACAGAAAGTTGTCCTGGGACTGGTGATCCTTGGCGCGGTGATGCTCGACCGACTCAAACAGCGCGGGCTGCACCGTCGCAAAAAGGCAGCGCCTGTGTGATCAATGGCGAACGAAACGCGAATGGTGGATAAGGGAACAGTGTCATGAAAAGAATGATCGTGGTTGTTGCGCTGATGACCGCAGCCTGCTTTGGGGCTGCGTTTGCCCAGGCGCCGACAGAAGAAAAGGCAAAGAAATTGTATGTGGTGGGGACATCGCACCTCGACACGCAGTGGCGATGGACCATTCAGAACAGCATCAACGAGTATATACCATCGACGTTTCGGGACAATTTCAAGCTATTGGAATTGTTTCCCAAGTACGTGTTCAGTTTCGAGGGGGCATTCCGGTATTCGCTGTTCAAAGAGTATTTTCCGGAGGAATACGCGAAAGTGAAACCGTATATTGAGGCCGGACGCTGGCGGGTGACCGGCAGTTGGTGGGATGCGGTGGATGTCAATGTGCCGTCGTTTGAATCGTTGGTGCGGCAGACGCTCTATGGCAACGGCTATTTCAAGCGGGAGTTCGGCAAGACGAGCCGCGATATCTTTCTGCCGGACTGTTTCGGGTTTGGTTATGCGCTGCCATCGATTGCGAGGCACTGCGGACTGGAGAGTTTCTCCACACAGAAACTGACCTGGGGTTCGGCGTATGGTGTGCCGTTCGATATCGGCAAGTGGCAGGGGGTGGACGGTTCCACCATTTTCGCGGGGATTCGACCGGGCGACTATGTCGCCAAGATTGGCGGTGATTTGAGCCGCGACACGCTGTGGGATGGGCGCATCACGCGGCAGGGGGACAGTACGGGTTTGTACGGCGCTTATATGTATTTTGGTACCGGGGATATTGGCGGGGCGCCGGAATCGCTATCGGTGGCATGGTTACAGAAATCGGTTGAGAGCGATGGCCCCATCGAAGTGAAGTCAGTCGGTGCGGATGATCTGATAGGACTGGCGAACTCATGCGACACCTCGCGATTGCCACGTTACAACGGGGAATTCCTTATGACCCGGCACGGAGTTGGTTGCTATACCTCGCAGGCGGCGATGAAACGATGGAACCGCAAGAACGAGCAGCTTGGGGACGCTGCCGAGCGGGCGTCGGTGATTGCGTACTTGGTGGCAGGACTGCCGTATCCGCGCGAGGAATTACGTGACACGTGGCAGCGATTCTTGTGGCATCAGTTCCACGATGATCTGACCGGCACGAGCATTCCGCAGGCGTATGAGTTCTCGTGGAGTGATGAGGTGCTCTGTCAGAACCGGTTTGCGCAGATACTGGAGAATGCGGTCGCGGCGACGGCGGTGCAATTGGTGACTCAGGTAAAAGGTACGCCGTTGGTGCTATTTAATCCCCTATCAATCGACCGGGCCGATGTGGTGGAGGCAACAATTGCGTTTCCTGAAGGTGCACCGAAGTCGGTGAAAGTGTTCACGGACAGAAAGTCTGAGGTCCCATCACAGGTCGTCACGCGATGGCCGGAGAGTCTGAAGGTTGTATTTCAATCGATCGTGCCCTCGGTTGGATACGCGGTTTACGATGTCCAAGGATCGAAGAAACCATCCGCGT includes:
- a CDS encoding S8 family serine peptidase, translating into MRVERFICYLSVVIVVLAAGIRAQFYHGTDGMVPLGIDSTKVVVKFDAGASPQDVSSRIARIVVIVQDTNMLPGFVACSLSVTDGYMAFVDSLNNAEGIYLGEPYYYFPSGLPATVGETFVAAFNLELSAFQIDSINLRYRVVIDHALEGIENVFILRNTDSSGYRLLDITNLYYDLPETRYADPQFGIRVQAMSYKLFDYYHLYQPHTKKVIGTFNSTSVWDFAGLNNPDTVAVIDDGVDTHEDLPASRILAGRDYFPPDWDPRPGSQQNHGQSVAGTVGASHTTDSVSGLQTSSGIFSLNPGVKILPVKIFSDLGQGMLPEEIAPAIIWAYENGADILSNSWGLPPGYMDDQTLNEALQEANTMGRFGRGCPVIFSSGNWGGKFAGVAYPARLPYCFAVGATHLDDTRWEYSSYGADLDLMAPSGDTDYRGDVWSLDRMGSLGKNPNEYGDCPPVANDFDYNCHFGGTSAACPVVSGTASLLLSRDSMLTADVVYEILRYSAVPIGATVPNDTFGYGRVDAFRAVLSIAHGDATNDGAIDISDLTAVYEFLCCSGPDFFPSHLLGDCDCDGFVDISDVVWLVDMLFENGPAPVKPCYEF
- a CDS encoding substrate-binding domain-containing protein, with the translated sequence MSPTRSFSWAISALTACAVLCVPVLLPGCGQKNESTDQPADARQASELTIGVSLLTRTHPFYQDLEAGLQHAAASNGYKLLITAGEFDVAKQKDQLQDFIVRKVNAIIVAPCDSRSIGTSIAVANDAGIPVFTADIACLAEGVKIVTHVASDNVTGGRLAAQAVASAINGVGKVAIIDHPEVESVIQRVKGFEEEIASTPGITVVAKLSGHGTKDQAFRTAEDMLQAHPDLAAIFGINDDSALGALAAVEKAGKLGKVKIIGFDAVPEAREAIKAGKIYADVIQKPHEIGMKTIEAVKAYMSGSVVPPATLIPCALFTQQDATNAAQ
- a CDS encoding sugar ABC transporter ATP-binding protein, encoding MNRPMLLNMSGIRKAFPGVLAVDGGSLELAAGEIHALVGENGAGKSTLIKVLSGVHEPDAGEISFNGVAVRFKSPLESQRAGIAVIYQEFTLVPALPVHANLFLGHEPIRRGMIDADHERRESQRLLKRLGVEINPDVLVAELSVAQQQLVEIARALTREAQILVMDEPTAALAPQEVDALFIVLRELTSRGMGVVFISHRLDEVLAIADRITVMRDGRTVGMWNANQLSRAQLIEQMVGRPLEREFPKVRLPSGDTVLEVRKLCSDRVYDISLSARRGEVLGIAGLMGAGRTETARLIFGADKKTGGEILVDGNVVRVNTPRDAIRSGICLLTEDRKLQGLILKAAARDNFSLPNLARWSRLGWVRRSMERARFEKRIADLRIRLSGPEQPAEDLSGGNQQKLLVARWLETNSQIVIFDEPTRGIDVGAKYDMYLLINELAAQGKAIIMISSELPELLGMCGRILVMREGRLSGEITEVSSASQQEIMVLAV
- a CDS encoding ABC transporter permease, which produces MKQTDIRATLMRLLVEYGMLIILLLLCLLFTVLTMSKQVPTGRNAAEGVTEILHERLKPGDNLLIVIPDNPEDHQFVAGLSEPSPWRVAVLSGDPVRVRSMLGPIVDTLPVGSVLVTTRTYAPLVQAVLAEFGKSDAVEIITPPTYRWPTFLLAENIKNVANQITVIAIIAIGMTMVIITAGIDLSVGSLVALSAVVVAWLIGWFGGDGASTTLMIAACLGGIVLCGVIGAFSGLMITGFGIPPFIATLAMMQVTAGIAYIISQGKPIYQVPEGFIWLGRGADPLLGIPIAVILMVMLYVVAHLLMSRTTLGRYIYAVGGNAEAARLAGIRVKRVLFFVYAVCGMLAGLGGVVMASQLKSGAPTYGLTYELYVIAAVVVGGTSLSGGQGRILGTLIGAFIIAVIQNGMNLTNVESYTQKVVLGLVILGAVMLDRLKQRGLHRRKKAAPV